A genomic region of Zea mays cultivar B73 chromosome 6, Zm-B73-REFERENCE-NAM-5.0, whole genome shotgun sequence contains the following coding sequences:
- the LOC107275242 gene encoding Probable E3 ubiquitin-protein ligase XBOS36: MGNALGCAGLGERLAASARNGDAAEVRRLLEENPGLARCAAVGSSLNSPLHLAAAKGHHEIAALLLENGAEVNARNLSGETALMQACRFGHWEVVQTLLVFGCNVSKVDSLSGQTALHLAAAGGHATCVRLLLAGAGAGRNKLVNRAASGGVTALHLAALHGHADCVHLLVDERADVAAPTLPCTAAPMAAIGAGSAPLHYAAAGGEVRCCQILVARGADRAAANCNGWIPLDVARTWGCQWLEHVLSPESHLRIPRFPPSAYLSSPLASALALARDCRLLLNTAQLDSGGADACAVCLERPCDVAAEVCGHELCAKCALDLCSVVKSYDVPGIAGTIPCPLCRSAIASFRMRAAADEPEPDVNDAGGGRRGAGDRQAAPSSPEKKRSTDSEQDVVLPFYCAPLAVPS; the protein is encoded by the exons ATGGGCAACGCCCTGGGGTGCGCGGGGCTCGGCGAGCGGCTGGCGGCCAGCGCGAGGAACGGCGACGCGGCGGAGGTGCGCCGCCTGCTGGAGGAAAACCCGGGGCTCGCGCGCTGCGCCGCCGTCGGCAGCAGCCTCAACTCGCCGCTCCACCTCGCCGCCGCCAAAGGCCACCACGAG ATCGCCGCGTTGCTGCTGGAGAACGGAGCAGAGGTGAATGCTAGGAACCTTTCCGGCGAGACGGCGTTGATGCAGGCGTGCCGGTTCGGCCACTGGGAGGTGGTTCAGACGCTGCTGGTTTTCGGATGCAAC GTGTCCAAGGTGGACAGCCTGAGCGGCCAGACGGCGCTGCACCTGGCGGCAGCGGGAGGCCACGCCACGTGCGTGCGCCTGCTGctggccggcgccggcgccggcaggAACAAGCTCGTGAACAGGGCGGCCAGCGGCGGCGTGACGGCGCTGCACCTGGCGGCGCTGCACGGGCACGCGGACTGCGTGCACCTGCTGGTGGACGAGCGCGCCGACGTCGCCGCGCCGACGCTGCCCTGCACGGCGGCCCCCATGGCGGCCATCGGCGCCGGGAGCGCGCCGCTGCACTACGCCGCCGCGGGCGGCGAGGTCAGGTGCTGCCAGATCCTCGTGGCGCGCGGGGCCGACAGGGCCGCCGCCAACTGCAACGG GTGGATCCCGTTGGACGTGGCCAGGACGTGGGGCTGCCAGTGGCTGGAGCACGTCCTGTCCCCCGAGTCTCACCTGCGCATCCCCAGGTTCCCGCCCTCCGCCTACCTCTCGTCGCCGCTCGCCAGCGCGCTCGCCCTCGCAAGGGACTGCCGCCTGCTTCTCAACACGGCGCAGCTGGACAGCGGCGGCGCCGACGCCTGCGCGGTCTGCCTGGAAAGACCCTGTGACGTCGCAGCCGAAG TGTGCGGGCACGAGCTGTGCGCCAAGTGCGCGCTGGACCTGTGCTCTGTGGTCAAGTCCTACGACGTGCCCGGGATCGCCGGCACCATCCCCTGCCCGCTGTGCCGGAGCGCCATCGCCTCGTTCAGGATGCGGGCCGCGGCGGACGAGCCCGAGCCTGACGTGAACGACGCCGGCGGTGGCCGCCGCGGTGCCGGCGACCGCCAGGCGGCGCCGTCCAGCCCGGAGAAGAAACGGAGCACGGACTCGGAACAGGATGTCGTCCTCCCcttctactgcgcgcctctcgccGTCCCGTCTTGA
- the LOC107275242 gene encoding probable E3 ubiquitin-protein ligase XBOS36 isoform X1 — protein MGNALGCAGLGERLAASARNGDAAEVRRLLEENPGLARCAAVGSSLNSPLHLAAAKGHHEIAALLLENGAEVNARNLSGETALMQACRFGHWEVVQTLLVFGCNVSKVDSLSGQTALHLAAAGGHATCVRLLLAGAGAGRNKLVNRAASGGVTALHLAALHGHADCVHLLVDERADVAAPTLPCTAAPMAAIGAGSAPLHYAAAGGEVRCCQILVARGADRAAANCNGWIPLDVARTWGCQWLEHVLSPESHLRIPRFPPSAYLSSPLASALALARDCRLLLNTAQLDSGGADACAVCLERPCDVAAEAVCGHELCAKCALDLCSVVKSYDVPGIAGTIPCPLCRSAIASFRMRAAADEPEPDVNDAGGGRRGAGDRQAAPSSPEKKRSTDSEQDVVLPFYCAPLAVPS, from the exons ATGGGCAACGCCCTGGGGTGCGCGGGGCTCGGCGAGCGGCTGGCGGCCAGCGCGAGGAACGGCGACGCGGCGGAGGTGCGCCGCCTGCTGGAGGAAAACCCGGGGCTCGCGCGCTGCGCCGCCGTCGGCAGCAGCCTCAACTCGCCGCTCCACCTCGCCGCCGCCAAAGGCCACCACGAG ATCGCCGCGTTGCTGCTGGAGAACGGAGCAGAGGTGAATGCTAGGAACCTTTCCGGCGAGACGGCGTTGATGCAGGCGTGCCGGTTCGGCCACTGGGAGGTGGTTCAGACGCTGCTGGTTTTCGGATGCAAC GTGTCCAAGGTGGACAGCCTGAGCGGCCAGACGGCGCTGCACCTGGCGGCAGCGGGAGGCCACGCCACGTGCGTGCGCCTGCTGctggccggcgccggcgccggcaggAACAAGCTCGTGAACAGGGCGGCCAGCGGCGGCGTGACGGCGCTGCACCTGGCGGCGCTGCACGGGCACGCGGACTGCGTGCACCTGCTGGTGGACGAGCGCGCCGACGTCGCCGCGCCGACGCTGCCCTGCACGGCGGCCCCCATGGCGGCCATCGGCGCCGGGAGCGCGCCGCTGCACTACGCCGCCGCGGGCGGCGAGGTCAGGTGCTGCCAGATCCTCGTGGCGCGCGGGGCCGACAGGGCCGCCGCCAACTGCAACGG GTGGATCCCGTTGGACGTGGCCAGGACGTGGGGCTGCCAGTGGCTGGAGCACGTCCTGTCCCCCGAGTCTCACCTGCGCATCCCCAGGTTCCCGCCCTCCGCCTACCTCTCGTCGCCGCTCGCCAGCGCGCTCGCCCTCGCAAGGGACTGCCGCCTGCTTCTCAACACGGCGCAGCTGGACAGCGGCGGCGCCGACGCCTGCGCGGTCTGCCTGGAAAGACCCTGTGACGTCGCAGCCGAAG CAGTGTGCGGGCACGAGCTGTGCGCCAAGTGCGCGCTGGACCTGTGCTCTGTGGTCAAGTCCTACGACGTGCCCGGGATCGCCGGCACCATCCCCTGCCCGCTGTGCCGGAGCGCCATCGCCTCGTTCAGGATGCGGGCCGCGGCGGACGAGCCCGAGCCTGACGTGAACGACGCCGGCGGTGGCCGCCGCGGTGCCGGCGACCGCCAGGCGGCGCCGTCCAGCCCGGAGAAGAAACGGAGCACGGACTCGGAACAGGATGTCGTCCTCCCcttctactgcgcgcctctcgccGTCCCGTCTTGA